One Mycobacteroides abscessus ATCC 19977 genomic window carries:
- a CDS encoding saccharopine dehydrogenase family protein, whose amino-acid sequence MSREHDIVLYGATGYVGKLTALYLAGRVEATGARIALAGRSTEKLAAVRDACGPAARDWPLIEADTTRPATLAAMAASTQVVLTTVGPYTKYGLPLVAACAEAGTDYADLTGEVNFVRESIDVYGKQAADTGARIVHCCGFDSIPSDLSVYALYRRAQEDGTGELLDTTYVLSKFRGGVSGGTAASMVEVMEASAEDPEVRRNAQDPYSLSPDRPAEPEVGRQREFQTLRGESVAPELTGKWLGAFFMGPVNTRIVRRSNALLDWAYGTRMRYREAMSLGSSVVAPVAAAAVTGALTVGFGLGTRVPLPKFIAQRVLPKPGTGPSERTRERGHYRVETYTTTTEGVRYRAIIAQEGDPGYKATAVLLGESGLTLALDRTELPDRLGVLTPAAAMGDPLLERLRAARGVTVEVERL is encoded by the coding sequence ATGTCCCGCGAACACGACATCGTGCTGTACGGGGCAACGGGATACGTCGGGAAGCTGACGGCTCTGTACTTGGCTGGACGGGTGGAGGCCACCGGTGCGCGGATCGCGCTGGCCGGGCGTAGCACCGAAAAGCTCGCCGCCGTGCGTGATGCTTGCGGCCCCGCCGCGCGGGACTGGCCGCTGATCGAAGCCGACACGACGCGGCCCGCGACGCTGGCGGCCATGGCGGCATCCACACAGGTGGTGTTGACCACGGTCGGGCCGTACACAAAGTACGGGCTCCCGCTGGTGGCCGCGTGCGCCGAGGCGGGCACCGACTACGCGGATCTGACCGGCGAGGTCAACTTTGTCCGGGAAAGCATCGACGTATACGGCAAGCAGGCAGCAGACACCGGCGCCCGGATTGTCCACTGCTGCGGATTCGACTCCATCCCATCGGATTTGAGTGTGTACGCACTGTACCGGCGGGCGCAGGAAGATGGCACCGGCGAGCTTCTTGACACCACGTATGTGCTGAGCAAGTTCCGGGGCGGAGTCAGCGGTGGCACGGCGGCGTCGATGGTGGAGGTGATGGAGGCCAGTGCCGAAGACCCGGAAGTGCGCCGCAACGCGCAGGATCCCTACTCGCTGAGCCCGGATCGTCCGGCCGAACCCGAGGTGGGCCGGCAGCGCGAATTTCAGACATTGCGCGGCGAATCCGTTGCGCCCGAGTTGACGGGCAAATGGCTGGGCGCGTTCTTCATGGGCCCCGTCAACACCAGGATTGTGCGTCGCAGCAACGCGCTGCTCGATTGGGCATACGGCACCCGGATGCGGTACCGCGAGGCGATGAGTTTGGGCAGCTCGGTAGTGGCCCCGGTGGCGGCGGCCGCGGTAACCGGAGCCCTGACGGTTGGCTTCGGTCTAGGAACACGTGTGCCGCTGCCGAAATTCATTGCCCAGCGCGTACTTCCGAAGCCGGGAACCGGGCCGAGTGAACGTACCCGGGAACGGGGCCACTATCGGGTGGAGACCTACACCACCACAACCGAGGGTGTGCGGTATCGGGCGATCATCGCTCAGGAAGGTGACCCCGGCTACAAGGCGACCGCCGTGCTGCTTGGCGAGAGCGGCCTGACCTTGGCCTTGGATCGCACTGAACTGCCGGACCGGCTGGGCGTTTTGACGCCCGCGGCGGCCATGGGCGACCCCTTACTCGAACGGCTGCGTGCCGCCCGGGGTGTGACCGTCGAGGTTGAACGGCTCTAA
- a CDS encoding acyl-CoA dehydrogenase has translation MPIAINSEHVALADSAHAFVERVVPTELLHETLETPLPWPPPFWKSAADQGLTSVHLAESVGGQGFGALELAIVVAEFGRGAVPGPFVPSVIASALISAHDPDHPLLSDLASGASIATFSSTSSFTATPAGDGLSVDGQARSVLSATSATYVVAPVAIDSDRRWVVLSADDVTLDSQQSVDPLRPVAHVTATAVQVPADRVLSNLTDARATSIISTIVSAEAVGVARWATDTASEYAKVREQFGRPIGQFQGIKHKCATMAAVTERATAAVWDAARALDDADENPGVVEFAASVAATLAPAAAQQCAQDCIQVHGGIGYTWEHDAHIYYRRALGLTAALGRSGGAPATVVRTAVEHGLRKVDIDLAPETEALRAEIRAEVAALKEIPSGKRNTAIAEGGWVLPYLPTPWGRAASPVEQVIISQEFLTGKVRRPQLGIATWLVPSIVAYGTEEQKQRFLPPTFRGEMMWCQLFSEPGAGSDLAGLSTKAVKVEGGWRLTGQKIWTSVAQFADWGACLARTDPSAPKHNGITYFLVDMKSEGVTVRPLREMTGGALFNEVFIDDVFVPDELVVGEVNRGWEVSRNTLTAERVSIGSSDLPFLASLDDLVAFVGTHDLGEVARDRAGQLIAEGHGVKLLNLRSTLLTLAGGDPMPSAAVSKLLGMRTGQGYAEFVVNHFGQDGAIGDSEQEQGRWADYLLASRATTIYGGTSEVQLNIIAERLLGLPRDP, from the coding sequence ATGCCGATCGCCATCAACAGTGAGCATGTAGCACTTGCGGATTCGGCACATGCGTTCGTCGAACGTGTTGTGCCCACCGAGCTGCTGCACGAGACACTCGAGACCCCGTTGCCGTGGCCTCCTCCGTTCTGGAAGAGCGCCGCCGATCAGGGCCTGACCTCCGTGCACCTCGCGGAATCGGTCGGCGGTCAGGGATTTGGCGCATTAGAGCTTGCCATCGTGGTGGCCGAGTTCGGTCGGGGCGCGGTGCCCGGGCCGTTCGTCCCCTCGGTGATCGCGAGCGCGCTCATCAGCGCACACGACCCCGATCATCCGCTGCTGAGCGACCTGGCCTCGGGCGCGTCCATCGCCACCTTCTCCTCCACGTCGTCGTTTACCGCGACGCCTGCCGGCGATGGCCTGAGCGTGGACGGGCAGGCACGCTCGGTGCTTTCGGCGACGTCCGCCACATATGTGGTGGCGCCGGTCGCCATCGACTCCGATCGGAGGTGGGTGGTACTGAGCGCCGACGATGTCACTCTTGACTCGCAGCAGAGCGTGGACCCCCTGCGACCGGTGGCGCATGTGACCGCGACCGCCGTGCAGGTTCCGGCCGATCGTGTGCTGAGCAACCTCACCGACGCTCGGGCCACCAGCATCATCTCCACGATCGTGTCCGCCGAGGCCGTGGGCGTTGCCCGTTGGGCCACCGACACCGCGTCCGAATACGCCAAGGTGCGTGAGCAATTCGGCCGCCCCATCGGCCAATTCCAGGGCATCAAACACAAGTGCGCCACCATGGCGGCCGTCACCGAACGCGCCACCGCGGCCGTGTGGGATGCCGCTCGCGCTCTCGACGATGCCGACGAGAATCCGGGCGTGGTCGAATTCGCGGCCTCGGTGGCCGCGACGCTGGCACCGGCCGCGGCCCAGCAATGCGCGCAGGACTGCATTCAGGTGCACGGCGGCATCGGCTACACCTGGGAACATGACGCCCACATCTACTACCGCAGAGCGCTGGGTCTCACTGCCGCTCTGGGCCGTTCCGGCGGGGCACCGGCAACCGTGGTGCGCACCGCCGTCGAACACGGCCTGCGCAAGGTTGACATCGATCTAGCGCCGGAGACCGAGGCCCTGCGCGCGGAAATCCGTGCCGAGGTCGCCGCTCTCAAAGAGATCCCGTCCGGCAAGCGCAACACCGCCATCGCCGAAGGCGGATGGGTGCTGCCGTATCTGCCCACCCCGTGGGGTCGTGCCGCCTCCCCCGTCGAGCAGGTGATCATCTCCCAGGAGTTCCTTACCGGAAAGGTGCGCCGCCCTCAGCTCGGCATCGCCACCTGGCTGGTGCCGTCCATCGTCGCGTATGGCACCGAAGAACAAAAGCAGCGGTTCCTTCCTCCCACGTTCCGCGGCGAGATGATGTGGTGCCAGCTGTTTTCCGAGCCGGGCGCGGGATCGGATCTGGCGGGCCTGTCCACCAAGGCGGTCAAGGTCGAGGGTGGCTGGCGCCTCACCGGCCAGAAGATCTGGACATCGGTGGCTCAGTTCGCCGACTGGGGTGCCTGCCTGGCCAGGACGGACCCCAGCGCCCCCAAGCACAACGGCATCACCTACTTCCTCGTCGACATGAAGAGTGAAGGAGTCACCGTTCGACCGTTGCGCGAGATGACCGGCGGCGCGCTATTCAACGAGGTCTTCATCGACGACGTGTTCGTGCCGGACGAGTTGGTGGTCGGCGAGGTCAACCGCGGCTGGGAGGTCAGCCGCAACACGCTGACCGCGGAACGCGTTTCCATCGGCAGCTCGGATCTGCCATTCCTGGCCAGCCTGGACGACCTGGTGGCGTTCGTCGGCACGCACGACCTCGGCGAGGTGGCACGCGATCGCGCCGGACAGCTCATCGCCGAAGGACACGGGGTGAAGCTACTCAACTTGCGCTCCACACTGCTGACCCTCGCCGGTGGTGACCCGATGCCGTCGGCGGCGGTGTCCAAGCTCCTTGGCATGCGCACCGGGCAGGGGTACGCCGAGTTCGTGGTGAATCATTTCGGGCAAGACGGCGCCATCGGCGATTCCGAACAGGAACAAGGCCGCTGGGCGGACTATCTTCTAGCTAGCCGTGCCACCACTATCTACGGCGGCACCTCCGAGGTGCAGCTCAACATCATTGCCGAGCGACTGTTAGGACTGCCGCGTGACCCGTAA
- a CDS encoding WhiB family transcriptional regulator translates to MDRFDSEIIAFVTKWIPYGGPPPGESLAEFGLLNDQLVARVRDIHGRLCPDSLDWDGRHGQAAEALAFLDGASPCGTDVASARSLEDTAVAALVHPTTASASQSGWRHDALCRGMPWDFFYSPDDERGARRRERERRALIICRGCRVVAECRGYALERREAFGVWGATTAEQREQILGSAPDQPAVVVVADR, encoded by the coding sequence GTGGACCGATTCGATAGCGAGATCATTGCGTTCGTCACCAAGTGGATTCCGTATGGCGGCCCGCCACCGGGGGAGTCACTGGCGGAATTCGGCCTCCTGAACGATCAGTTGGTTGCTCGGGTGCGAGATATCCATGGCCGCCTCTGTCCGGACTCGCTGGACTGGGACGGACGGCATGGACAGGCCGCCGAAGCCTTGGCCTTCCTGGACGGCGCCAGCCCGTGCGGCACCGATGTCGCGAGTGCGCGGAGCTTAGAAGACACCGCAGTGGCTGCGCTTGTACATCCGACCACAGCGAGCGCATCGCAGTCCGGTTGGCGACATGATGCGTTGTGCCGGGGAATGCCATGGGATTTCTTCTATTCGCCGGACGACGAGCGCGGCGCACGGCGCAGAGAACGCGAGCGCCGTGCACTGATCATCTGCCGAGGTTGCCGAGTCGTCGCAGAATGTCGAGGATATGCGCTGGAAAGGCGTGAGGCATTCGGTGTGTGGGGAGCAACCACGGCCGAACAGCGAGAGCAGATCCTGGGATCAGCACCCGATCAACCGGCTGTGGTGGTGGTCGCTGACAGATGA
- the ligD gene encoding non-homologous end-joining DNA ligase yields MLQVAGRDVTITHPDKVIFPDSGITKGNLVHYYLDVAEGALRGVRDRPMILKRFVKGIAQEAVFQKRVPEKRPDWIASAELHYARGTSAREAVVTDAASLAWVVNLGCVDLNPHPVRADDLDHPDELRIDLDPVPGVPWSQILDVAFVVRGVLEDHGLTAWPKTSGSRGFHIYAPVARRWTYRELRLAAETVAREVERRAPELATSRWWKEERHGVFVDFNQNAKDRTVASAYSVRATPDARVSTPLRWDEVAGCRPESFTLHTVRERFADIDDPWRGMDDATGTLDQLLELAAELGPAEKAPKGASRDGRRRPTMPLIEIARTKTKPEAQAALDVWRDTYPRVAGLLEPQDILIDGMRGPSSVWYRVRINLVHVPEGQRPAQEELIADYSPWS; encoded by the coding sequence GTGCTGCAGGTCGCGGGGCGCGATGTCACCATCACGCACCCGGATAAAGTGATTTTTCCCGACTCGGGCATCACCAAGGGCAACCTGGTCCACTACTACCTCGATGTCGCAGAGGGAGCGCTGCGCGGGGTACGCGACCGGCCCATGATCTTGAAGCGGTTCGTCAAGGGCATCGCGCAGGAGGCGGTGTTTCAGAAGCGCGTGCCGGAAAAGCGCCCGGATTGGATCGCCTCGGCCGAGCTGCACTATGCGCGCGGGACCTCCGCCCGGGAGGCCGTCGTCACCGATGCGGCATCGCTGGCCTGGGTGGTCAATCTCGGCTGTGTCGATCTCAATCCGCATCCGGTGCGTGCCGATGACCTGGACCACCCCGACGAGCTGCGCATCGACCTGGACCCGGTGCCGGGGGTGCCATGGAGCCAGATCCTGGATGTCGCGTTTGTCGTTCGCGGGGTGTTGGAAGATCACGGGCTGACCGCCTGGCCCAAGACGTCCGGTTCCCGGGGCTTTCACATCTATGCCCCGGTCGCACGGCGGTGGACGTACCGGGAACTGCGGCTGGCCGCCGAGACGGTGGCCCGCGAGGTTGAACGCCGCGCCCCCGAACTGGCGACCAGCCGCTGGTGGAAGGAGGAGCGCCATGGGGTGTTCGTCGACTTCAACCAGAACGCGAAGGACCGTACTGTCGCCTCTGCCTATTCGGTGCGTGCCACCCCGGATGCCCGGGTGTCGACTCCGCTGCGCTGGGACGAGGTGGCCGGCTGCCGCCCCGAGTCCTTCACCCTGCACACGGTGCGAGAACGGTTCGCCGATATCGATGACCCCTGGCGGGGCATGGACGATGCGACCGGGACACTCGATCAGCTGCTGGAGTTGGCCGCCGAGCTGGGGCCCGCGGAAAAGGCGCCCAAGGGTGCCTCGCGTGACGGACGCCGCCGGCCGACGATGCCCCTCATCGAAATCGCGAGGACCAAGACCAAGCCAGAAGCCCAAGCAGCCCTTGATGTCTGGCGCGATACCTATCCACGAGTGGCCGGTCTACTTGAACCACAAGACATTCTGATCGACGGTATGCGCGGGCCGAGCTCCGTCTGGTACCGGGTGCGGATCAACCTGGTACATGTCCCCGAAGGACAAAGGCCCGCACAGGAGGAGCTGATCGCCGACTACTCGCCGTGGAGCTAG
- the fadD2 gene encoding long-chain-fatty-acid--CoA ligase FadD2, with protein sequence MSITAERPLFSKLQTLAKRGGAELHYLRKVIEAGMLKLDPPNVLAGLVRDFYRFGEIGAVPAFGAHRSPSRTAIIDDEGSITYAELNDAVNALAHGLNRLGIKGGDGVAILARNHRWFIIANYAAHRAGARVILLNTDFSGPQTKEVAEREGARVLIYDAEYAEFLDGYSPELGRIMALPTNPDNPDQPASTDETIASVIKRNSTSPAPRPSKYSSLVILTSGTTGTPKGAPRKLALTLAPVGGMFSHVPFRSGEVTSVPAPMFHALGYLHQSLALTLGCTLILRRKFKPENVLADVEKFKVTAIVVVPVMLNRLLNALDELSVKPDLSSLRIVFVSGSQLGGELASRAMDTLGPVIYNLYGSTEVAFATIARPQDLAINPSTVGPVVKGATVKILDDEGKPVSQGTVGRIFVSNAIPFDGYTGGGHKQIIDGLMSSGDVGYFDEHGLLYVSGRDDEMIVSGGENVFPAEVEDLISGHPEVIEATALGVDDPEWGARLRAFVVRHPDSTVDADGIRAYVRDNLARYKVPRDVVFLDVLPRNPSGKILKRELRELEV encoded by the coding sequence ATGTCGATCACCGCCGAACGGCCGCTCTTCTCGAAACTTCAGACCCTTGCGAAGCGCGGTGGCGCTGAGCTGCATTATCTTCGCAAGGTCATCGAGGCGGGGATGCTCAAATTGGATCCGCCGAACGTGCTGGCGGGCCTCGTTCGCGACTTTTACCGGTTCGGCGAGATCGGCGCGGTGCCCGCGTTCGGGGCGCACCGCAGCCCATCGCGGACCGCGATCATCGATGACGAGGGGTCCATCACCTACGCCGAACTGAACGACGCGGTGAACGCCCTGGCGCACGGCCTGAATCGGCTCGGGATCAAGGGCGGCGACGGCGTCGCGATCCTGGCGCGCAACCACCGCTGGTTCATCATCGCCAACTATGCCGCGCATCGCGCAGGTGCCCGCGTCATCTTGCTCAACACCGACTTCTCGGGGCCGCAGACCAAGGAGGTCGCCGAGCGTGAAGGCGCCCGTGTCCTGATCTATGACGCCGAGTACGCCGAGTTCCTGGACGGGTACAGCCCCGAGCTGGGCCGGATCATGGCGTTGCCGACCAACCCGGACAACCCGGACCAGCCGGCCTCGACCGACGAGACCATCGCGTCGGTGATCAAGCGCAACAGCACCTCGCCGGCTCCGCGTCCTTCGAAGTACTCGTCGTTGGTGATTCTCACCAGCGGCACCACCGGCACGCCCAAGGGAGCCCCGCGCAAGCTGGCGCTGACCCTGGCGCCCGTCGGCGGCATGTTCTCGCATGTCCCGTTCCGTTCGGGCGAGGTCACCTCGGTGCCCGCACCGATGTTCCACGCATTGGGTTATCTGCACCAGAGCCTGGCGCTGACGCTGGGATGTACCCTGATCCTGCGCCGGAAGTTCAAGCCCGAGAACGTGCTTGCCGATGTCGAGAAGTTCAAGGTCACCGCGATCGTGGTGGTGCCGGTGATGCTCAATCGCCTGCTCAATGCTCTCGACGAGTTGTCCGTGAAGCCCGACTTATCGTCCCTGCGTATCGTTTTCGTGTCCGGATCGCAGCTGGGCGGCGAATTGGCCTCCCGGGCGATGGACACCCTGGGGCCGGTCATCTACAACCTGTACGGGTCCACCGAGGTGGCGTTCGCCACCATCGCGCGGCCCCAGGATCTGGCCATCAACCCGTCCACAGTGGGCCCGGTGGTCAAGGGCGCGACCGTGAAAATCCTTGACGACGAAGGCAAACCGGTCTCACAGGGAACGGTCGGGCGCATCTTCGTCAGTAACGCGATCCCGTTCGACGGTTACACCGGCGGCGGACACAAGCAGATCATCGACGGCCTCATGTCCAGTGGCGACGTCGGCTACTTCGACGAGCATGGACTGCTCTACGTCTCCGGCCGTGATGACGAGATGATTGTCTCGGGCGGTGAGAACGTGTTCCCCGCCGAGGTCGAAGACCTGATCAGCGGGCATCCGGAGGTCATTGAGGCCACGGCGCTCGGGGTGGACGATCCGGAATGGGGCGCACGGCTGCGTGCGTTCGTGGTCCGCCATCCCGACTCGACCGTGGACGCCGACGGCATCCGCGCCTATGTGCGCGATAATCTGGCCCGATACAAGGTGCCGCGCGACGTCGTGTTTCTGGATGTCTTGCCGCGCAACCCATCCGGAAAGATTCTCAAGCGTGAGCTGCGCGAGCTGGAGGTGTAG
- a CDS encoding SRPBCC family protein, whose translation MSVSVVDPGPQQISRSVEVSAPATELFAIAADPRRHHELDGSGTVGQNIRTPDHLQVGSRFSTGMRMFGLPYRITSTVTELDPDKVVEWRHPLGHRWRWEFVALSPTSTRVTETFDFRNAGPIQSLLNYKLPGFVKANAKGIEATLRRLQARYS comes from the coding sequence ATGTCCGTATCGGTAGTAGACCCAGGCCCGCAGCAGATCAGCCGCTCAGTCGAAGTATCCGCCCCGGCAACGGAATTGTTCGCCATTGCGGCGGATCCGCGGCGCCATCATGAACTCGACGGTTCCGGCACGGTGGGCCAAAACATCCGTACGCCCGACCATCTTCAGGTTGGCTCACGATTCTCCACTGGCATGCGGATGTTCGGGCTTCCGTACCGCATCACCAGCACCGTCACCGAGTTGGACCCCGACAAAGTTGTCGAATGGCGTCATCCTCTGGGCCACCGATGGCGGTGGGAGTTCGTCGCGTTGTCGCCGACCAGCACCCGCGTCACCGAGACATTCGACTTCCGGAATGCCGGACCGATCCAGAGCCTGCTGAACTACAAACTTCCCGGCTTCGTCAAGGCGAACGCGAAGGGGATCGAGGCCACTCTGCGGCGACTTCAGGCCCGGTACAGCTAG
- a CDS encoding alpha/beta fold hydrolase: MTRNTATETAWRQHEGFFTAGDGTRIGFSDTGNRKAPTTVLFLHGWTQNREAWDDVAGPLHERDPELRIIALDHRGHGKSDAAPEGTVNVRQLATDAADFINAQIPAGQIVIVGHSMGGMTMMGLGEYHPDLVAQRISGAVFVATSAGRLLHRLRVVPPVFQVVKAVILGVVAQGWFLQQGYLMRPIISTLVFGRDPRPYDVGRVWDQIRSGTPRSYKDAAESMVLHEDLTEGLSAYRGMPTAVLAGDRDFLTPAGDSRIIAAALQTNELRTYPGSGHMLPNERSSEVVNEIVTVLEALGQPAAPVTRESAG; this comes from the coding sequence GTGACCCGTAATACCGCTACCGAAACCGCGTGGCGCCAGCATGAGGGATTCTTCACCGCGGGCGATGGCACCCGAATCGGATTCTCCGACACCGGGAACCGTAAGGCGCCCACCACCGTGCTGTTCCTGCACGGCTGGACCCAGAACCGCGAGGCCTGGGACGACGTCGCCGGCCCGCTGCACGAACGTGATCCGGAGCTGCGCATCATCGCGCTCGACCACCGTGGACACGGCAAGTCCGACGCCGCTCCCGAGGGCACAGTCAACGTTCGTCAACTCGCCACGGATGCTGCCGACTTCATCAACGCCCAGATTCCCGCCGGGCAGATCGTGATCGTCGGGCATTCGATGGGCGGCATGACCATGATGGGCCTGGGCGAATACCACCCCGACCTGGTGGCTCAACGGATTTCCGGTGCGGTCTTCGTTGCCACGTCGGCTGGCCGGCTCCTGCACCGCCTCCGGGTGGTTCCACCGGTCTTCCAGGTCGTCAAGGCGGTGATACTGGGCGTCGTGGCGCAGGGCTGGTTCCTGCAGCAGGGTTACCTCATGCGCCCGATCATCTCGACGCTGGTATTCGGACGCGATCCGCGCCCCTACGACGTCGGCCGGGTATGGGATCAGATCCGCTCGGGCACCCCGCGTAGCTACAAGGATGCCGCGGAGAGCATGGTGCTGCATGAGGATCTGACCGAGGGCCTGAGCGCCTATCGGGGCATGCCGACGGCAGTACTGGCCGGCGACCGCGACTTCCTCACCCCGGCAGGCGATTCCCGCATTATTGCCGCAGCCTTGCAGACCAACGAACTGCGCACCTACCCGGGCTCGGGCCATATGCTGCCCAACGAGCGCTCCAGCGAGGTCGTCAACGAGATCGTGACGGTGCTGGAAGCCCTGGGGCAGCCGGCCGCCCCGGTTACCCGGGAATCCGCCGGCTAG
- a CDS encoding nucleotide triphosphate diphosphatase NUDT15 produces MTTDCPRPHPGIGCFVVRNGRFLMGRRHGAHGAGTWSVPGGWIEWGESPEAAAIREVREETGMLVVDARVAGATTTSHPEGMCSVTLWVVARWVSGEPVVMEPDKYAEHRWYGLDEALPAPLFEVWEDLLGSPAYGELRAMLSEA; encoded by the coding sequence ATGACCACAGACTGCCCGCGCCCGCACCCCGGCATCGGATGTTTCGTGGTGCGAAACGGTCGTTTTCTCATGGGGCGCCGGCACGGTGCGCATGGCGCCGGCACATGGTCCGTGCCGGGTGGCTGGATCGAATGGGGGGAGAGCCCGGAGGCCGCGGCTATTCGCGAGGTTCGTGAGGAGACGGGAATGCTGGTCGTGGACGCACGCGTAGCGGGTGCCACGACGACATCGCACCCCGAGGGGATGTGCTCGGTCACGCTATGGGTGGTTGCGCGTTGGGTATCCGGTGAACCGGTAGTGATGGAGCCGGACAAGTACGCGGAGCACCGGTGGTATGGGTTGGATGAGGCGCTTCCTGCGCCGTTATTCGAGGTCTGGGAAGATCTGCTGGGATCGCCCGCCTACGGCGAGTTACGTGCGATGTTGAGTGAGGCCTAG